The DNA sequence TCTGGTGGCACGCGGAGACCTCCGACGAGCTGCAGACCGCGTACAACCTGTTCCGCCGCACCAAGCTGGGCCGCGCGCTGGAGCCGGTCTGGTCGAACATGGCCCTGCACCGCCCGGCCGAGTTCAACAAGTCCCACATCCCGGCCTTCCTGGCCGACGAGACGCCGCGCGACTACGTCAGCGTCTACCCCTTCGTGCGCAGCTACGACTGGTACCTGCTGCCCGACGAGGACCGCCGCCGCATGCTCAAGGACCACGGCATGATGGCCCGCGGCTACCCCGACGTGCGCGCCAACACCGTCGCCTCCTTCTCGCTCGGCGACTACGAGTGGCTGCTGGCCTTCGAGGCCGACGAGCTGTACCGCATCGTCGACCTCATGCGTCACCTGCGCGCCTCCGAGGCCCGCATGCACGTCCGTGAAGAGGTGCCCTTCTACACCGGGCGCCGCAAGTCCGTCGCCGATCTGGTGGCCGGACTCGCCTAGAGACCTCCCCTGGGGGGAAGGACCGGAGGACCGCTGACCGGCGCCCTCCGGGGATCGGGAGGCCCTGCCCCCGAATCGACGCAGCCGGAGATCCCGCCCGGAAGTTCAGACGACTGGCGGCAGCAGTGCCCTGG is a window from the Streptomyces sp. NBC_01244 genome containing:
- the hemQ gene encoding hydrogen peroxide-dependent heme synthase — protein: MTAPEKIPNAGKKAKDLNEVIRYTLWSVFKLKDVLPENRAGFADEVQELFDQLAAKDITVRGTYDVSGLRADADIMIWWHAETSDELQTAYNLFRRTKLGRALEPVWSNMALHRPAEFNKSHIPAFLADETPRDYVSVYPFVRSYDWYLLPDEDRRRMLKDHGMMARGYPDVRANTVASFSLGDYEWLLAFEADELYRIVDLMRHLRASEARMHVREEVPFYTGRRKSVADLVAGLA